CGAGTCCGGAGACCGCCGATTTACTCAAACAAAGTGCTGATCGCATCAAAGCCATGGCCTTGTTACATGAAAAACTTTATCAATCCAAAGACTTGGCCAGGATAGATTTCAACGAATACATTCGTAGCCTATCCGACCATTTGCTGTTCGGCTACGGCGCATATTCGGACAAGCTCAAGCTCAACATGAAGATAGACAATGTGTTTCTCGATGTCGATACCGCGATACCTTGCGGCCTGATCATCAACGAATTACTGTCCAACGCCATTAAGTACGCATTTCCCGGAGATCGGCGCGGCGAAATCGGCATCGCTTTCACACAGGAGCAAGGCGAATACATCCTGATAATCTCCGATAACGGCATCGGCCTTCCCAGCGAAATGGATTTCAAAAAAAGCAGCTCGCTGGGTCTGCAATTGGTTGATACCTTGACCAATCAACTCATGGGACAGATGAGCCTGGATCGGACAAACGGATCCACCTTTACTCTGCGTTTTACTAAAACTTGTTAAGCGGGAGGGGCTCCGCATGTTAGCCAGTAGAATTATGATCGTCGAGGATGAAGGCATTATTGCCATGGATATTCGTAGGCAGCTGGAAGGTTTCGGCTATGAGGTGGTTGCGACTGCTTTTTCGGGAGGCCAAGCCATTACGCTGGCCAATGAGCATAAGCCCGATTTAGTCATGATGGATATTGTGTTGAAAGGCGAGATGGACGGCATTAGCGCGGCGCATGCCATCACGGAGTCTCTGCATATTCCCGTGATTTTTCTGACAGCTTATAGCGACCCGGCCACCTTGTTGCGCGCGAAAGCCACAGGCGCATACGGCTATTTGATCAAGCCGTTCCGGCCGGATGAACTGCATGCTTCCATCGAAGTCGCGTTGTATAAGTATCAGCTGGAACGCAAGCTGAAGGAGAGCGAACAGTGGTTTGGCAAAACCCTGCACTGTATCAGTGACGCCGTCATTGCCACCGACGCTGAAGGGGTCATCCGGTTTATGAATCCGGTGGCCGAAACGATAACGGAACACAGTCTGGAACAGGCCAAAGGTAAACGGGTCAGCGAACTCATGACGCTGATAGCTGAGTCGAGCCGCAGTGTCATTGAAAACCCGGTCCTCAGTACATTACAGAATCGGACCGTGACCGGCATTGACTGCCCCACTTTGTTCGTTAGTCAGTCAGGAGTGGAAATTCCGGTGGACGACGGCGCCGCCCCGATACTCGATGACGATGGAACCTTGTTGGGTGCTGTGATGGTATTTCGGGACATCACCGCCCGTCGGCAAATGGAACATTTACTGCGGGAAAGCGAAGAACGTTTCCATAGCTCATTCGAATTGGCCGCTATCGGCATGGCGCTGATAGCCCTGGACGGCAGTTTCCTGCAAGTCAATAATGCCCTCTGTGAAATTTTTGGTTACACGCGGGATGAGTTGCTGGGCTCCAATCTGCAAATACTCACGCATGCAGACCATCATGATAAAGTAATAAACCTTTACTTGCGGCAATTGGTAACCGACGTACTGCCGACGTTTCAGATCGAGGTGGAGTGCCTTCATAAAATGGTCGGCAAGACCATTTGGACTATGATCAGCGCCTCGCTGGTTCGCACTGCCGGCGGCGAGCCGCAGTATTTCATTGTGCAAATTCAGAATATTTCCAACCGTAAATACGCCGAACAGCAATTGATCTATCTGGCCAATCACGACCCCTTGACCGGGCTACTGAATCGCGACCAGTTTCATAACCGCCTTACTCAAGCATTATCGACCGGTCAAAGACATAACCGTAAATTGGCCGTGATGTATCTGGATTTGGATCGCTTCAAGTTGATCAACGATACGCTGGGCCATCGCTTGGGCGATTTATTGCTGCAAGCCGTCAGCGACCGCCTGAGAGCCTCGGTGCGCTCGAACGATATTCTGGCTCGGTTGGGCGGTGACGAGTTTATCGTGTTGTTGAGTGACATCAACCAAATCGACGATGTAGCCAGAATTGCTCAAAAGACCCTGGACATCCTCACCCAGCCGTTTACCTTGGAAGGCAATGATCTTGTAGTAACCGCCAGCATTGGTATCAGTATTCATCCCGACGACGGCAAGGACAGTCATTCGCTGTTAATGAACGCCGACACGGCCATGTATTTGGCCAAAGACCGTGGTAAAAACAACTTTCAGTTTTATACCCTGGAAATGACTGAAAAATCGATCGAACGCATGAAGGTGGAACGGGGCCTGAGGCATGCCTTAGCCCATGATGAATTACGGCTGCATTATCAGCCTCAGGTCTGTACCGGCAGCGGCGTGGTGGTCAGCGCGGAAGCGCTGGTGCGTTGGCAGCATCCGGAATGGGGCTTGGTGTATCCGGACCGATTCATTACCGTGGCGGAAGAAACCGGACTGATCGTGCCTATTGGTGCCTGGGTGTTGCGTGAGGCCTGTTTACAAGCCAAAACCTGGATTGAAAATGATGGGCCATTCGGCGGTGTAGCCGTGAACGTATCGGCGCGCCAATTCCTCGATACCAACCTGTTTCAAACAGTAAAACGAACCTTGGCCGAAACCGGCCTTAATCCCAGCGCCCTGGAACTTGAAATCACCGAATCGGCAATTATGCAGGATCCCGAGAACACGCTGCAGGTATTGCATCAGTTTCAAGGGCTTGGGGTGCGGCTCAGCATCGACGATTTTGGTACAGGTTATTCCAGCTTGACCTACCTGCGCCGATTTCCGATACAAAGCGTCAAAATAGATCGATCCTTTGTGATT
The window above is part of the Methylomonas sp. ZR1 genome. Proteins encoded here:
- a CDS encoding GGDEF domain-containing response regulator, coding for MLASRIMIVEDEGIIAMDIRRQLEGFGYEVVATAFSGGQAITLANEHKPDLVMMDIVLKGEMDGISAAHAITESLHIPVIFLTAYSDPATLLRAKATGAYGYLIKPFRPDELHASIEVALYKYQLERKLKESEQWFGKTLHCISDAVIATDAEGVIRFMNPVAETITEHSLEQAKGKRVSELMTLIAESSRSVIENPVLSTLQNRTVTGIDCPTLFVSQSGVEIPVDDGAAPILDDDGTLLGAVMVFRDITARRQMEHLLRESEERFHSSFELAAIGMALIALDGSFLQVNNALCEIFGYTRDELLGSNLQILTHADHHDKVINLYLRQLVTDVLPTFQIEVECLHKMVGKTIWTMISASLVRTAGGEPQYFIVQIQNISNRKYAEQQLIYLANHDPLTGLLNRDQFHNRLTQALSTGQRHNRKLAVMYLDLDRFKLINDTLGHRLGDLLLQAVSDRLRASVRSNDILARLGGDEFIVLLSDINQIDDVARIAQKTLDILTQPFTLEGNDLVVTASIGISIHPDDGKDSHSLLMNADTAMYLAKDRGKNNFQFYTLEMTEKSIERMKVERGLRHALAHDELRLHYQPQVCTGSGVVVSAEALVRWQHPEWGLVYPDRFITVAEETGLIVPIGAWVLREACLQAKTWIENDGPFGGVAVNVSARQFLDTNLFQTVKRTLAETGLNPSALELEITESAIMQDPENTLQVLHQFQGLGVRLSIDDFGTGYSSLTYLRRFPIQSVKIDRSFVIDLPGDDGSKTLVRAITALAHELNLSVVVEGVETKGQLSFLTEQKCDSLQGYMFSRPVSAEQFQQNFINSGFKTYLPNTSNDQP